The stretch of DNA AAATTACAGGATGATATTGCTTTGAACCTTTCCGCTCTAGGAATCAGGATCATTGCTCCTATGCCTGGAAAAGGAACAATTGGAATTGAGGTTCCGAGAAAGAACCCAACAATGGTTTCCATGCGTTCTGTAATTGCTTCTCATAAATTCCAGAATACGGATATGGACTTGCCTGTTGTTTTTGGAAAGACCATTTCCAATGAAATCTTCATGGCCGACTTGTCCAAGATGCCACACTTACTAATGGCAGGTGCAACAGGTCAGGGTAAATCAGTAGGTATTAATGCTATCCTAACTTCTCTTTTATACAAAAAACACCCTAGCGAACTGAAATTTGTGATGGTGGATCCTAAGAAAGTAGAACTTTCTTTATATTCTAAAATTGAAAGACACTATCTGGCTAAACTTCCGGATACAGATGACGCTATCATAACCGATACCAATAAAGTAATCAATACTCTGAATTCTCTTTGTATTGAGATGGATAACCGATATGATTTGCTAAAAAATGCATTCTGTAAAAACCTAAAAGAATACAATAAAAAATTCACGGAAAGAAAACTGAATCCTGAAAACGGACACCGTTACCTTCCTTATATTGTTTTGGTTGTGGATGAGTTTGCCGACTTAATCATGACAGCAGGAAAAGAAGTAGAATTACCTATCGCAAGATTGGCGCAGCTGGCAAGAGCGGTAGGAATCCACCTTATCGTAGCTACACAAAGACCATCTGTAAATGTAATTACCGGGATGATCAAAGCTAACTTCCCGGCAAGAGCAGCATTCAGAGTAATATCAAGTGTAGACTCCAGAACCATCCTGGATTCTCCGGGAGCAGATCAGTTGATCGGTAAGGGAGATATGCTTTACTTTAACGGAAATGAAATTCTAAGACTTCAATGTGCTTTTGTAGATACTCCAGAAGTGGAAAGGGTTGCAGAATATATTGGGGAACAGAAGGGATACTCTTCAGCATTCTTGTTACCTGAATATGTTTCTGAAGATTCCACCAGCAGTGTCGGAGCTTTTGATCCTAATGAAAAAGATGCCTTATTTGAAGAAGCCGCAAGAATTATTGTTTCTACACAGCAGGGTTCAACGTCTATGCTTCAGAGACAATTGAAGTTAGGTTATAACAGAGCCGGCAGAATTATGGATCAACTTGAAGCAAGCGGTATCGTAGGAGGATTTAATGGAGCTAAAGCAAGAGAGGTGATCATCAGTGACCTTCATTCTTTGGAACAGTTTTTGGAAGATCTGCGTAAATAAAGGAAAAACATTAACCTATGTTTGATTCCTGAAGTCAGAAATATCTAAAGATTATTAAAATTAAAAAAAAATGAAAAGTATTATTTCAAAAATTATATTAGGAGGTTTTGTGGTAGGAGCTGTTGGTTTATCCAATGCACAGAAAATAGATGCGAAGGCAAAAAAAATATTGGATGATATTACGACTAACTATAACTCAAAAAAGAATACTTATTTCAAGTTTTCTTTTGGAAGTGGCGTTAATGGACAGGTAGCCAAAACTGAACCTGGAATCTATTATTCTGCAGGAGATAAATACAAATTGAAGATCATGGATACCGAACAGATTTTTGATGGAAGCAAGATTTATAATATCAATGCAGAAGATATGGAGGTTACCATTGCAAAACCGAATGGAAGCAGTACTATGTTCTCCCCTATCAACTATCTTTCAACCTATAGAAATGATTATAACGTAACTTATGGTGGAAAGAAAAATGTCAACGGGGTCAATGCAGATTTCATTAAGTTAACTCCGGTTAAAGCCAACGGATTGAGCTACGTGTATCTTTTTGTTGATTCTGCGAAGAAGCAAATGGTAAAGCTGGAACAACATGGAAGTAATAAAGATGTTGCTGTTATTGCCATTAAAGAATATAAAGAGAATCAGAATCTGGATGCCGACATGTTCGTTTTTGACAAGAATAAGTATAAAAATTACGTCATCACAGAATTGTAATTGAATAAAGTAATAAAATGTAAAGTCACAAAGTAAACTTTGTGGCTTTTTGATTAATTTTGGCGAATGTTAAAAATACTAGACCGATATATTATAAAAACCTTTTTTGGTCCCTTTTTCTTTATATTCAGTGTATTGTTTTTCATCTTTATTGTAAACATTATCTGGGTTCAGTTAGGACAATTTATGGGAAAAGGATTAAGCTACTGGCAAATCCTTAAACTTCTTTTTTATCTCGGAGTAAGCGTTATAAGTATGGTACTACCGCTTACTGTTCTTCTTGCGAGTATTATGTCGTTCGGAGAATTCGGAGAACGGTATGAGCTTGCTGCTATGAAGGCTGCCGGAATTTCTTTAACCAGAGTGATGGTTCCTCTTTTAGGGGTTACTACCATATTATCGATCATGCTCTTCTTTTTTTCCAATAATATCATCCCGGATTTTCAGAGAAAAGCCAAAAATATGCTTTTCAATATTGCACAGACTAAGCCGGCTCTAAACTTCACTCCAGGCCAGTTTATTGACCAGATCCCCGGATATATGGTGAAGTTCGATAAAATTCATGGTGACAACGGAGAAAATATTGAAGGGGTTTTCGTTCACAGAAAAGCCAGTACATACGAAGACCAACAATCTATTGTAGCAGAAAAAGGTAAATTCATTCCGGCAGCTAATAAAAACTATCTTAAACTGGTTTTATATAACGGTTATGTATTCGAAGATAATTTTGCCGGAAAAGGAGACGCCGCAAGATTGAAGCAACCGGATCAGGCTATTAAATTTGATACATTGGTCTCTCATTTTGACATCAGTGAAATCATTAATAAAGCAATTGAAGAGGAACAGATTACAGATGATTACCGTTTTCAGACTTTTAATCAGCTTAACAAAACCATTGACCTCACAAAGAAAGATAACGATAAATTCTTCACGACCATTACCAGCGACGTTTTGAACCAGACCAATTCTGTTGTAACATACATGGACAAGAATAATAAGACAAAGGCTCCTGCAAAGCCACAATTGAAATTGGATACTGTGAAGGGTGAAAAGAAAATGGAAATCGTTTATAATGCCTATAACAGATTAGAGAATTTAAAATCTAGCCTTAACGGAAAAACCAACGATTTTAAACCGAATGTCAAATACTTCAGTAAAGTAGTTATTTATCAGCAAAGAATCCTCTCCTACTCATTTACCTGTATCATATTCTTCCTCATTGGAGCCAGCTTAGGTTCTATTATCAGAAAAGGAGGAATGGGGGTTCCTGTAATTATAGCTATTGTAATCTTCATTGTCTTTTATGTGATCAATGTAGGTATGGAAAACCTTGCCTGGTCAGGAACTTTAAATCCGTATTTAGCAGCATGGCTACCTAACATCATCCTTTTCCCTTTTGGAGTAATAATGACGTATAAAGCCCTGACAGATTCACAACTGTTCGATGCCGAAAAATATAAAGCATTCCTTAAACCGATTACGAAAAGATTTTCTAAAAGTAAAGAACATAAAAGATATCAATAAAAAAGATCCGGAATAGTATTCCGGATCTTTTTTTATATCGTCAAGTATCAATGGTATTATTTCAATGAACACCACAGCTAATTCAGATTATTAAGGAATTGAAACAGACCAGAAGTATATAAAAAAACAGGCTCCATTTTGGAGCCTGTTTTTTTATACTATACTGAAAGTTACACTTTCATAATTTCAGCTTCTTTAGTCTTGAAATGTTCATCACATATCTTTACATATTTATCAGTAAGAGCCTGAATATCTTCTTCTACTCCTTTGATAGCATCTTCAGAAACACCCTCCAACTTCTTAAGTTCTTTCAAACCATCCTGTCTTGCATTTCTTACTACAATCTTCGTTTGTTCAGTTTCTCCTTTAGCTTGCTTCGATAAATCTCTCCTTCTTTCCTCTGTTAGAGGTGGAACATTCAAAATGATGTTTTCTCCGTTGTTAGAAGGTGCAAAACCTAAATTAGAGTTAATAATAGCCTTTTCAATAGCCCCGATAGCTGTTCTATCCCAAGGTTGAATAGAAATGGTCATTGCATCCGGAACGGAAACGTTAGCAACCTGGTTGATAGGAGTCGGAGCTCCGTAATATTCTACCATCACATCCTGAACCATAGATGTAGAAGCACGTCCTGCTCTGATTCTTTGAAATGCATGCTCCAAATGCTTAATAGCTGCGTCCATGTCCTGATTTACAGATTCTACTATAAGATCTAATTCTTCCATTATATATTTAAAATTTGAGAGGTTACACATTAAAATAATAAATGATACATAATAGTGATAAGTAATTGCTATTCCCTATCTCTGATTATAAATTAACTAAAGTACCGACATTTTCTCCATCTACAATCTTTCCTAAATTCCCTTCCTTATTCATATCGAATACAATAATTGGCAATTTATTTTCGTGGCTTAACGTAAAGGCAGTCATATCCATTACTTTAAGGTTCTTTTCGAAAACTTCATCAAATGATAAAGAGTTGTATTTTACAGCATCTGCATTTTTCTCAGGATCACTGTCGTAGATTCCGTCTACTCTGGTTCCTTTTAAAATAACGTCAGCTCCGATTTCGATGGCTCTTAATGTAGCAGCCGTGTCGGTAGTGAAGTAAGGGTTTCCTGTTCCTGCACCGAAAATAACTACTCTTCCTTTTTCAAGGTGTCTTACGGCACGTCTTTTAATAAAAGGTTCAGCCACTTTATCCATTTCGATCGCAGACTGAAGTCTTGTTTTAATTCCCGCATCTTCCAAAGCACCCTGAAGAGCCATTCCGTTGATCACTGTTGCCAGCATCCCCATATAGTCTCCCTGAACTCTGTCCATACCTTTTGCAGCACCTGCTACTCCACGGAATATATTTCCTCCTCCAATAACAATAGCAACCTCACAGCCTTTATCCACGACCTTTTTTATCTCAACAGCATACTCCTGCAGCCTGTCGTTGTCAATACCGTATTGCCTGTTACCCATTAAGGCCTCACCACTAAGTTTCAGAAGGATTCTTTTATATTTCATTTTTAATTTTTAATAACTTTTTTAATAGGGTCGATTTCCCTGAATTTTGATTTTGCAAATATAATCATTAAAAATATTGGAGAAAGAAAAATATTTACCGGTAAATAATGTTGGAAATATTTTGACAACTACAAAAAAGGATTATTTTTGCAATAATTATAAATTGAATTGAAGAAAATTATCATTTTTTCATTATTTCTATCAGGAATTGTTTCTTATGCGCAAATGGGAACAAATGTTTATCCTTTTTTAAACATACCCGTATCCGCCAGACAGGCTGCCCTGGGTGGAGATGCAATTACGATAAGAGATTATGATGTTTCCTTTGCTATTGCAAACCCGGCATTGCTCAATAAAGATTCAGACAAACAACTTTCCGTAAACGGAGCTGCTTATCTGGCAGATTCTAAATATGGAACAATAGCTTTTGCTAAAGATTTTGACAATGGTCATATGGCCACAATCAATGCCCGGTACATGAGCTATGGTGATATTCCGAGAACGGATGAAAGTGGTTTTGAGAATGGAACTTTCAACGCTTCCGATGTAGCCATTGGGGCCGGATATGCTTACCAGTTTGAAGAAGACTGGACTATTGGAGGGGGACTTAATTTTATTACTTCAAAAATTGATAGTTATACTTCATCAGCCATTTCCGGTACAGCCGGAATTACATACCATAATAAAAAGAACAAGGAAGTTCTTTCTTTGGTGGCCAGAAACTTTGGATATCAATTCAAATCTTTCAATGGTACCCGTGAGAACCTTCCATTCAGAATAGATTTAGGATATACAAGAATACTAAAAGCCATTCCTCTTGCTATTACCATCACCGCTCACGATTTACAGCAGTTTGATATTTCTTCTCAATATAATGTCAACGGCCAGGAAGTTAATATAGGAAGAAAAATTGCCGACCACTTTTCGCTGGGTGCCGAATTGTTTCCAGAAAAAAACTTCAATATAAGGTTAGGATATAATGTAAAAAGAGGTAATGAACTGGCTGTAGCGGATCAGAGAAACTTTTCCGGGCTATCGGGAGGGTTCGGAATCAAGATCTCAAAATTCCGTATTGATTACGCTCATGTACGATACAGTAACGCATCTAATGTGAACCAGATCGGTATTTCTATGGACCTTAGCGGACATCGATATTAATTTTTATCAATAATTAACGTCCCTTTTTCTTGATTTTTTAAAAAATTTCTTGAAATTTGCGGTATGAAAAAACCTGTAATAGCTATCGATGGGTACTCGTCTACCGGAAAAAGTTCAATCTCAAAAGTCATTGCCGACCAATTAGGGCTTATCCATTTAGATACAGGTGCACTTTATCGGGGAGTTACCTGGTTTGCCCTGCAAAACTGTAAAGGAGAAAACGGCTCTATAGACCTGAATCAACTTTTCTCATCATTAGATCAGATTCAACTTGAATTTAAAAATGATGATGGAGAACTTATACTCTATCTTAATCAACAAGACATTTCAAAAGAAATTCGTACCAACGAGGTTTCTGATAACGTTAGCTTAGTAGCCAAGCAAAAAGAGGTAAGAGATTTTCTTTTGCAATCCCAACGTTCTTTAGCGGAAAAAGGCGGCATTATTATGGATGGACGTGATATAGGAACTGTTGTCCTGCCGGATGCGGATTTCAAATTCTTCCTTACAGCAAGTATTGACGAAAGAACTAAAAGGAGATATCATGAGCTTTTAAGCTTAGGCATTGAAGCCAATGAACAGCAGGTAAAAGAAAACCTTATAGAAAGGGATAAAATAGACAGTGAAAGAGAAATCGCTCCATTAAAGAAAGCTGAAGATGCTATTGTCATTGATAATACGTATCTTTCAAAGCAAGAAACAATTGAAGCCATACTGGCATACATACAAAAGATTTAACATTTTTTAATAGGCATGCTCAGCTAATTGGTATATTAATTGTAATATTTAACGCAGTAAAAACTAATATTATTAACTATTAAAAAAAAACGAAAAATGTCTAGAAAAGGAAACAATACAGCAGGTATATTAGCAGGACTTCTTGCAGGCGCAGCAGCAGGTGTGGTATTAGGAATGCTTTACGCTCCTGAAGAAGGAAAAGAAACTAGAAAAAAAATAAAAGATAAGGCTAATGATCTTAAAGATCAGGCTAAAAACAAATACGGTGAAGTGTCTGAAAAAGTAAAAGATGAGTATGACAACATCTCTTCTACTTTCAAAGAAACTGCAAACAGCGTTGCACATACCGTAAAAGATGGATATGATAAATATAAAGATCAGATTGTTTCTAAAACTACAGATGTAGTAAAAGATGTGGAAGCAGAATTAAATGATCTTAAAAAATAATAATTTCAATTAATTTCAAATTATCAAAGGGACTTTTTGCATTAAAGTTCCTTTTTTTGTAACTTTAAACAAAAACAGATGATAGAAACTATTAAGGAATATGCATCTAAGCGAATAGATCTGCTGAAAATAGAAGCTACTGAAAAGTCATCACTTTCAGCAGGTATGATTACCTACCTGGTCGTGCTGCTTGTTGCTTTCGCCTTTTTCATTATTCTTTTCAACTTTGGAATTGCTTTTCTTATAGGTAAAGCTCTAGACAATTACTCTTACGGATTTTTAATCGTTGCTGCATTTTATTTGCTACTTATGGTTCTTGTCGTTGCTTTTAAAAAAAGAATTGTAAATACTGTAGCTGATAAAGTTATTAAATTTTTAAATCATAACCCATGAGCAGAAACTACGAAAGTTTAAAAGAGTTAAGGATTAAGAAAAAACTACTGAAAGAAGAACTGAATGACCTTGAAAACCTTCTCACATTTAAAAATACCAAGGAGAGTCTAAGTGCATTTACCAATGGTTTAACAGATCAGTATTTAGAGGAAAAGGTAGATAAGGACGGTGAAGAAAAAGTTGTTCTGAGAAAAGATGTTATTGCGAAACAGCTTACCTCTGAGGTTAAAGATATGTTCATCAGCAAAAATACAGCCATGGGAATTGCTAGTTCTGCTTTAAAAGGTAATACCCTTGATAATATTGTCAGATTAGGTACCACTGCTTTAGTAGGCAATTACGCCAAAAGAAATATGCGCAGTTCAAACTGGAAGAAAAAATTACTTGGAATTGCATTAATTTACATTGCCCCTATTGCCTTGAAGTTCGTTAGAAAAAAGCTGGAAAGCTATCAAAAGAATAAAAGTGTCTCCAGTTTGGAGCAATTAATATAGATTCAAAAATAGAGGTTGGAAGTTAGCTAAACTCCAATATAATAGTTTATCTAACTTCTGGTTTCTATTTCTATCTTCTTATTTAGAAAAAAACTGTCCCAATATAATCCCGGCCGCCATTGATACATTCAGGCTTTCTGTAGATTTAGATTTTCCAAATCTTGGAATGGTTATTTTCTTATGAAGGAGTTTTTCAGTTTCCGCTCTCATTCCATTTCCTTCATTTCCTAAAATCAGATTCATTTTCTTCGGCTTCTCAAAAGAATAAATATTTTCTCCGTCCATATCGGTTCCAATATTCGTATTATCCGTAGCTGAAAGATATTCTACAAGGTCACAATACACCATATTTACTCTCGTAAATGATCCCATGCTTGCCTGTATAACTTTGGGATTATAAAAATCAACCGTATCTTCACTACAAATAATCTGCTCTATCCCAAACCAATCTGCTAAACGGATGATTGTCCCTAAATTACCCGGATCCTGAATTCCATCCAAAACCAGTTGAATATCCTGGTCCTCCATCTCCTGTTCTTCCTCAATATAACATACAGCCACTGAATCTTTCGGAGTTTTCAGAAAACTAATTTTTTTCAACTCATTTTCAGATATATGCGTAATTGTAACTCCAGGAAAATCTAATTTTTCAGGATGCGTAGATAATATTTCTTTAATTTTAAAGTTAGAATTGGAAAGTTCACAGATGATTTTATTACCTTCAACCAAAAACAAATTGTATTTTTGCCTGAACTTCTTTTTATCTAAAGACTGTAAAATTTTTATTGTATGAGCTGTAAGCATTATAAGAATTCTCCTCAAAAATATTATAAAATTATATCACTTGCAACATTTGTTACTCTTCTTTACGCTTGTAGTACCACAAAAAAAGTTCCTGATGGTGAATATTTGGTTACAGAAAACAAGTTTGAGTTCGAGGATAAAAAGCAGCCTTTTGACAGTGAACTAAAGGGTTATGTTCAGCAAAAGCCCAATAAAAAGCAGTTTTTATTTATGCCGTTAAGTTTATTACTCTATAATGCGGCTAACCCAAAATATGATACGATTCTTAATGAATACATGACGTATCCGAGTGAAATGAGAACTCAGAAATTGAGAGATTCTCTTTTTATCAAATACAATATGAAAAGCAGTGTAGGAAAAAGCCTTCTTATGGATAGGTTATATCATAATTGGGGATCACCACCTGTTATTCTGGATCAAACAAAAGTAGACAAAAGCGCTGAGTCAATTAAGAAGAGATTAATTTACAGGGGGTATTGGGATGCAGATGTAAAATTCAAAACAAAGATAGATTCGGCAGCAAAAAAAGCAGCTGTCGCTTATTCCATCAACCATCAAGATCCAACCTACATTAAAGAATATTATTATAATATTTCGGATCCGTTTATCAAAAACCTTTATCAACAAAAAATAAATTCAACACTTATCAGATCAGGTCAGATACTTGATCAGACCGTCCTTGAAAAGGAAGTGACCAGAATTAATGAGATCATGAGAGATTATGGGTACTATAAATTTAATAATCTTAATGATGAAGTTTACTTTGTTGCCGATTCATTAAAGAGTAGAAAACAGATTCCTCTTACTCTTGAAATTCATAAAGATTCTATTAACACCCCTTATAAAGTGGCTACTATTGGGAATATAGATGTTGCTATTATTCATGAAGCCGGAGATTTACGTAAAAATACAATCAAAGACAGCTTACGAGGTATAAGATTCCATAAAGTTGATGATCAGTATCAGACAAGATCTATCTGGAGGAACATTATTGTTGGCCATAAACAGGTATATGATCAGAAAAAACTTGATCTTACAAAACGGAATATCTTATCCATGAATAACTTCAGTATCCTTAAAGCAAAGGACTCCCTGAGGCAAGGTGGCGGAACTTCGCCCAATGATAGTATAGTAGATGTCTTATACTTATTAAAACCCCTTCCGAAATATGAATTAAAACTGGGAACAGATATCAATTATTCCCAATTGCTTAACCTTGGAGTTTCTCCATCAATTGACCTTACCACAAGAAATGTATTTAAAGGGGCGGAAAACCTTTCAACAAGTCTTTCCGGAACATTTGGTTCTATAAGAAGTACAAGAGATATTAGTCAAAGGGTTCTCGCTTATGAAATATCTGCGCAGGCTTCTCTTAATTTTCCGAGACTTTTACTACCTTTTGACTATTATAAACTGATCCCAAAAAGATACAGCCCTACTTCGTCAATCGTTTTAGGAGCAGCCATTCAAAATAACATTGGACTGGGCAGGGTTAACTTTAATACCGGACTTAATTATCTCGCGACAGTAAATGATAAAGTATCTCACAGACTTACTTTATTCAATACCCAGCTGAGTTTGACCAAAAATAAATCTGCCTATTATGACTTTTTCACCAATGATAGGATATTAAAAGATGAAGTATTCGACAATTACTTTCAGTACAAATCTGTAGTAGACCCGAACTATCAGTCTAGTAACTATACAATCGATGAAATTTCACAACAAATTGTAACTGATACCAACTATCAAAACTCTCTAGACCAAAAAGGGACTGATCTTTTCACTGCATTTAGAGGGACATTGGTCAATAAAGACAGACAAACCCAGGATGTATTAATCTCTTCTGTCATTTATAATTTCATATATAATGAAATCGGAAAGAAAGATTATCCCAACGCTCTTTATTTCAACGGGAAGGTTGAATTGGCAGGTAATGCCTTAAGCGTATTTAACCGAAGACGAAATGATGGTGGAGGTGTTGTAACAAGTCCACAACGTACCATTTTTGGGGTGCCATATGCCCAATTTGTGAAGTTTGATATCGATGTAAGAAAATATTTTAAATTCAATGGTAATCAGACCTTAGTTCTTCGCCAGTTCATAGGATTAGGAATTCCTTATGGTAATTCTAGCTCTATGCCGGTCATCAGATCTTATTTCAATGGGGGATCCAATGATATAAGAGCCTGGGTAGCATTTGGAGGTCTTGGTCCTGCAGATTCCCAGGTCGATGAAAGAGTACGTACTTATATGACTGACAACCTAAAATTAACAACCAATATTGAATACAGGCTGCCTTTTAATGATATGTATGAAGGGG from Chryseobacterium piperi encodes:
- a CDS encoding phage holin family protein, whose translation is MIETIKEYASKRIDLLKIEATEKSSLSAGMITYLVVLLVAFAFFIILFNFGIAFLIGKALDNYSYGFLIVAAFYLLLMVLVVAFKKRIVNTVADKVIKFLNHNP
- the porQ gene encoding type IX secretion system protein PorQ, whose translation is MKKIIIFSLFLSGIVSYAQMGTNVYPFLNIPVSARQAALGGDAITIRDYDVSFAIANPALLNKDSDKQLSVNGAAYLADSKYGTIAFAKDFDNGHMATINARYMSYGDIPRTDESGFENGTFNASDVAIGAGYAYQFEEDWTIGGGLNFITSKIDSYTSSAISGTAGITYHNKKNKEVLSLVARNFGYQFKSFNGTRENLPFRIDLGYTRILKAIPLAITITAHDLQQFDISSQYNVNGQEVNIGRKIADHFSLGAELFPEKNFNIRLGYNVKRGNELAVADQRNFSGLSGGFGIKISKFRIDYAHVRYSNASNVNQIGISMDLSGHRY
- the pyrH gene encoding UMP kinase — encoded protein: MKYKRILLKLSGEALMGNRQYGIDNDRLQEYAVEIKKVVDKGCEVAIVIGGGNIFRGVAGAAKGMDRVQGDYMGMLATVINGMALQGALEDAGIKTRLQSAIEMDKVAEPFIKRRAVRHLEKGRVVIFGAGTGNPYFTTDTAATLRAIEIGADVILKGTRVDGIYDSDPEKNADAVKYNSLSFDEVFEKNLKVMDMTAFTLSHENKLPIIVFDMNKEGNLGKIVDGENVGTLVNL
- the cmk gene encoding (d)CMP kinase, which translates into the protein MKKPVIAIDGYSSTGKSSISKVIADQLGLIHLDTGALYRGVTWFALQNCKGENGSIDLNQLFSSLDQIQLEFKNDDGELILYLNQQDISKEIRTNEVSDNVSLVAKQKEVRDFLLQSQRSLAEKGGIIMDGRDIGTVVLPDADFKFFLTASIDERTKRRYHELLSLGIEANEQQVKENLIERDKIDSEREIAPLKKAEDAIVIDNTYLSKQETIEAILAYIQKI
- a CDS encoding LolA family protein, with product MKSIISKIILGGFVVGAVGLSNAQKIDAKAKKILDDITTNYNSKKNTYFKFSFGSGVNGQVAKTEPGIYYSAGDKYKLKIMDTEQIFDGSKIYNINAEDMEVTIAKPNGSSTMFSPINYLSTYRNDYNVTYGGKKNVNGVNADFIKLTPVKANGLSYVYLFVDSAKKQMVKLEQHGSNKDVAVIAIKEYKENQNLDADMFVFDKNKYKNYVITEL
- the tamL gene encoding translocation and assembly module lipoprotein TamL encodes the protein MSCKHYKNSPQKYYKIISLATFVTLLYACSTTKKVPDGEYLVTENKFEFEDKKQPFDSELKGYVQQKPNKKQFLFMPLSLLLYNAANPKYDTILNEYMTYPSEMRTQKLRDSLFIKYNMKSSVGKSLLMDRLYHNWGSPPVILDQTKVDKSAESIKKRLIYRGYWDADVKFKTKIDSAAKKAAVAYSINHQDPTYIKEYYYNISDPFIKNLYQQKINSTLIRSGQILDQTVLEKEVTRINEIMRDYGYYKFNNLNDEVYFVADSLKSRKQIPLTLEIHKDSINTPYKVATIGNIDVAIIHEAGDLRKNTIKDSLRGIRFHKVDDQYQTRSIWRNIIVGHKQVYDQKKLDLTKRNILSMNNFSILKAKDSLRQGGGTSPNDSIVDVLYLLKPLPKYELKLGTDINYSQLLNLGVSPSIDLTTRNVFKGAENLSTSLSGTFGSIRSTRDISQRVLAYEISAQASLNFPRLLLPFDYYKLIPKRYSPTSSIVLGAAIQNNIGLGRVNFNTGLNYLATVNDKVSHRLTLFNTQLSLTKNKSAYYDFFTNDRILKDEVFDNYFQYKSVVDPNYQSSNYTIDEISQQIVTDTNYQNSLDQKGTDLFTAFRGTLVNKDRQTQDVLISSVIYNFIYNEIGKKDYPNALYFNGKVELAGNALSVFNRRRNDGGGVVTSPQRTIFGVPYAQFVKFDIDVRKYFKFNGNQTLVLRQFIGLGIPYGNSSSMPVIRSYFNGGSNDIRAWVAFGGLGPADSQVDERVRTYMTDNLKLTTNIEYRLPFNDMYEGALFTDIGNTWSLRDYNDGFNDEFKFNKFLGQVGVGSGFGLRVNIAYITLRLDFAYKIYDPNRPNGDRWRFKDFQPFKPTLNLAFGYPF
- a CDS encoding RNA methyltransferase; its protein translation is MLTAHTIKILQSLDKKKFRQKYNLFLVEGNKIICELSNSNFKIKEILSTHPEKLDFPGVTITHISENELKKISFLKTPKDSVAVCYIEEEQEMEDQDIQLVLDGIQDPGNLGTIIRLADWFGIEQIICSEDTVDFYNPKVIQASMGSFTRVNMVYCDLVEYLSATDNTNIGTDMDGENIYSFEKPKKMNLILGNEGNGMRAETEKLLHKKITIPRFGKSKSTESLNVSMAAGIILGQFFSK
- a CDS encoding YtxH domain-containing protein, translating into MSRKGNNTAGILAGLLAGAAAGVVLGMLYAPEEGKETRKKIKDKANDLKDQAKNKYGEVSEKVKDEYDNISSTFKETANSVAHTVKDGYDKYKDQIVSKTTDVVKDVEAELNDLKK
- a CDS encoding FtsK/SpoIIIE family DNA translocase, yielding MDKKTQTKQQESLEKSKILSKPRIFFGLTFILFSVVLIFSFISYLMNWKADQSQAGTMLDKSIQSSNVFGKVGDWLGNIFIFESIGVASFIIAFLFLVVGTLILKKKIFKPWKTIGHSLFFICWVPIFMGAITKGQGVLGGVYGYQIMDSLNAIIGTVGLWLVLASSIALYFILEFNLRPSSIKAKLSNINENTIGRVKSMMPSSDENFEADEELEEEVKEDHPNISVTDVTEPIKAKEPVSVPKGFPEVPVSVNLDPIVTPNHTSFEEEEAISKSLNLNINTKPSIPVSTPEQAFDIKPSTPSEEEIKFNVEIAPVIDVLDDTEKKSQELIEKHGLYDHKLDLANFQMPTVDLLKDYGNEEISINKEELEENKNKIVGLLKNFNVGIAEIKATIGPTVTLYEIVPEAGIRVAAIKKLQDDIALNLSALGIRIIAPMPGKGTIGIEVPRKNPTMVSMRSVIASHKFQNTDMDLPVVFGKTISNEIFMADLSKMPHLLMAGATGQGKSVGINAILTSLLYKKHPSELKFVMVDPKKVELSLYSKIERHYLAKLPDTDDAIITDTNKVINTLNSLCIEMDNRYDLLKNAFCKNLKEYNKKFTERKLNPENGHRYLPYIVLVVDEFADLIMTAGKEVELPIARLAQLARAVGIHLIVATQRPSVNVITGMIKANFPARAAFRVISSVDSRTILDSPGADQLIGKGDMLYFNGNEILRLQCAFVDTPEVERVAEYIGEQKGYSSAFLLPEYVSEDSTSSVGAFDPNEKDALFEEAARIIVSTQQGSTSMLQRQLKLGYNRAGRIMDQLEASGIVGGFNGAKAREVIISDLHSLEQFLEDLRK
- the frr gene encoding ribosome recycling factor, producing MEELDLIVESVNQDMDAAIKHLEHAFQRIRAGRASTSMVQDVMVEYYGAPTPINQVANVSVPDAMTISIQPWDRTAIGAIEKAIINSNLGFAPSNNGENIILNVPPLTEERRRDLSKQAKGETEQTKIVVRNARQDGLKELKKLEGVSEDAIKGVEEDIQALTDKYVKICDEHFKTKEAEIMKV
- a CDS encoding LptF/LptG family permease is translated as MLKILDRYIIKTFFGPFFFIFSVLFFIFIVNIIWVQLGQFMGKGLSYWQILKLLFYLGVSVISMVLPLTVLLASIMSFGEFGERYELAAMKAAGISLTRVMVPLLGVTTILSIMLFFFSNNIIPDFQRKAKNMLFNIAQTKPALNFTPGQFIDQIPGYMVKFDKIHGDNGENIEGVFVHRKASTYEDQQSIVAEKGKFIPAANKNYLKLVLYNGYVFEDNFAGKGDAARLKQPDQAIKFDTLVSHFDISEIINKAIEEEQITDDYRFQTFNQLNKTIDLTKKDNDKFFTTITSDVLNQTNSVVTYMDKNNKTKAPAKPQLKLDTVKGEKKMEIVYNAYNRLENLKSSLNGKTNDFKPNVKYFSKVVIYQQRILSYSFTCIIFFLIGASLGSIIRKGGMGVPVIIAIVIFIVFYVINVGMENLAWSGTLNPYLAAWLPNIILFPFGVIMTYKALTDSQLFDAEKYKAFLKPITKRFSKSKEHKRYQ